One window of the Amycolatopsis mediterranei genome contains the following:
- a CDS encoding pyridoxamine 5'-phosphate oxidase family protein, with product MTAMTPDDLEFLQRPLHGFLTVSTAQPRPVWFEATGDGLIQLFSEPDALKVRRARRDPRASIVVAAPVGERERWVSVAGRVSIEPDGAHDLAARLAPRYWDLDDPVRAADLEAILKGDLVRLVIHPETVRRYAY from the coding sequence ATGACCGCCATGACTCCCGACGACCTCGAGTTCCTCCAGCGCCCGCTGCACGGCTTCCTGACCGTGTCCACCGCCCAGCCCCGCCCGGTGTGGTTCGAGGCCACCGGCGACGGCTTGATCCAGCTGTTCAGCGAACCGGACGCGCTCAAGGTGCGCCGCGCGCGCCGCGACCCGCGGGCGTCGATCGTGGTCGCGGCGCCGGTGGGGGAGCGGGAGCGCTGGGTGTCGGTCGCGGGCCGGGTTTCGATCGAACCCGACGGCGCCCACGACCTCGCTGCGCGCCTGGCGCCCCGGTACTGGGACCTCGACGACCCGGTGCGCGCGGCCGATCTGGAGGCGATCCTGAAGGGCGACCTGGTGCGCCTGGTGATCCACCCGGAAACCGTGCGCCGCTACGCCTACTGA